A stretch of Homalodisca vitripennis isolate AUS2020 unplaced genomic scaffold, UT_GWSS_2.1 ScUCBcl_4741;HRSCAF=11104, whole genome shotgun sequence DNA encodes these proteins:
- the LOC124373051 gene encoding LOW QUALITY PROTEIN: WD repeat-containing protein 47-like (The sequence of the model RefSeq protein was modified relative to this genomic sequence to represent the inferred CDS: inserted 2 bases in 1 codon), whose protein sequence is MPSAHLTLREEDVVRLCLEFLHNRDLHISQLSVERETGVINGAYSDDVLFLRQLVLDGQWDDVLEFIQPLEAIPAFDMKRFRFIVLRHKYVELLCIKTEASCSGNSVDSAVEEVVKVLNELERVSPSKEDYSNLCLLLTLPRLTDHLHYKDWNPSNARVKCFRDVFPLVEKFLPGDKKSDRGSALSATAKNDRLVQLIIKGILYESCVSYCQAKATGSKESQSHEMNFSRLLDGSVGFSDSDLSLLSWLQSIPHDTFSVPFEQRTLNVDVERLERPSLETSWTEHMLVTPIKPKTFPHSAMPFTRPRSAADIMSRSLLPALEGSPSVNRMNKAALMALSTGDILTDSPMSRSSFASFHLTGHKNNKLMNTSVDRLFDNDGDVFLSSSYTEFQLPSISEQHSTPMQASGTMRSRRDRSGSPADKRLAGGAPSNASTPEHRSSASTSTTXARSSRRDSLSDKPISACTTLIAGDSFDGDLLKEYKKHKQRFHDNTMSKEDMKQVDNRLQEE, encoded by the exons ATGCCGTCCGCCCACCTGACACTGCGCGAGGAGGACGTGGTGCGGCTGTGTTTGGAGTTCCTGCACAACCGGGACTTGCACATCTCTCAGCTGAGCGTAGAGCGGGAGACGGGAGTCATCAATGGGGCCTACTCGGACGATGTGTTGTTTCTGCGACAACTCGTGCTGGACGGACAGTGGGACGATGTGCTGGAGTTTATCCAGCCACTGGAAGCCATCCCCGCCTTCGACATGAAGAGGTTCCGCTTTATAGTGCTGCGGCACAAGTACGTGGAGCTTCTCTGTATCAAGACGGAGGCCAGCTGCAGTGGAAACAGTGTAGACAGTGCGGTGGAGGAGGTGGTCAAAGTCCTGAATGAGCTGGAGAGGGTTTCCCCCAGCAAGGAAGACTACTCGAATCTGTGTCTCCTCCTGACTCTCCCGCGGCTCACCGATCATCTCCACTACAAAGACTGGAACCCTAGCAATGCCCGTGTCAAGTGTTTCCGTGACGTGTTTCCTCTAGTCGAAAAGTTCCTTCCTGGCGACAAGAAATCGGACCGAGGATCCGCGCTGTCGGCCACGGCGAAGAACGACCGTCTAGTCCAATTGATTATCAAAGGCATCTTGTACGAATCTTGTGTATCATATTGCCAAGCGAAAGCGACCGGTTCAAAGGAGTCTCAATCTCACGAAATGAACTTTTCCAGATTGCTGGATGGCTCTGTAGGGTTCAGTGATTCGGATTTGAGTTTACTTTCCTGGCTTCAGAGCATACCTCATGACACCTTTTCTGTACCTTTTGAGCAACGTACCCTAAATGTGGACGTAGAACGATTAGAACGGCCCTCGCTTGAGACCTCTTGGACCGAGCACATGCTCGTGACACCCATCAAACCAAAGACGTTTCCACACTCTGCGATGCCCTTTACGAGGCCTAGGTCAGCTGCAGACATCATGTCACGGTCGCTACTCCCCGCTTTAGAAGGAAGTCCCTCAGTCAACCGAATGAACAAGGCGGCTTTAATGGCACTTTCAACTGGAGACATCCTGACTGACTCACCCATGTCCAGGTCTTCCTTTGCCAGTTTCCATCTCACCGGACACAAAAACAATAAGCTGATGAACACTTCGGTGGACCGCCTGTTCGACAATGATGGAGATGTATTCCTGAGCAGTAGTTATACGGAGTTCCAACTGCCCTCTATCTCAGAACAGCACAGCACCCCCATGCAAGCCAGCGGGACGATGCGGTCTCGTAGGGACCGCTCAGGATCTCCCGCTGACAAGCGTTTGGCTGGCGGAGCCCCTTCAAATGCTTCCACACCCGAGCATCGATCCTCCGCTTCTACCTCCACCAC GGCTCGGTCCTCTCGAAGAGACTCTCTTAGTGACAAACCGATCTCCGCTTGCACAACTCTAATCGCGGGTGACAGTTTTGACGGCGATCTTCTCAAGGAGTACAAGAAGCACAAACAGAGGTTTCATGACAACACTATGAGCAAAGAGGACATGAAACAAGTCGATAACAGGCTGCAGGAAGAAAG